The Gossypium arboreum isolate Shixiya-1 chromosome 2, ASM2569848v2, whole genome shotgun sequence region taattattttgaattattgcTTATTGTTATTTTTACATTAATCAAATGGTGATAAAAAGATAATTAAATAGTTTTgtgatattttgtaatttttattatttaattaaaaaaagttaatataatttttttacaaaaagtGTTGGTTGCacaatgaaatatttaaaaaatttatgcaACTAGTATCAACTTGGATAGTTGATAAAAATAGAACATCGATAATCTATTACCTAATATCAACTTTCTATAAGAGATTGTAAATAACATTCACATCATGAAAATAATGTATCAACAATTCGTCTTAGTTGCTTTTCTAAGAAAGTAATGTGCTCTATTTTCATAAGTGAAAATTGAACCCCAACTATATAATTAAAGGATAACATAAGTAATCACCACACTACATCTCATTGTTAGACTTCAACAATACCATTACTCCTCTACCATCAAACTCAACTCCCAAATGATATCAttattttatgagaaataaatattttctttttcctttttaatctttttaaaatatatgaacATAAGAATATCTACTATACgagaaatgagaaaaaaaaaagagagggtaaAAGCAAATTCTTAATGTcaaaatttaaaaacccaaacagTGTATTACCAATATTTTATTCTCCACTCAGTTAAGTAACAGAAAAATGATAACATACATGAACatctatattattatataataaaatattctaaCCCTTGACGAGGGTCAAGGAGGTAAGCTTCCTGAATTTCAATCACGCCTTCTCCCAAACCACAGCCTCGTATGAGTTATCAGTTGTTCCGTCCTTTGCCTGCAGAACCAACTTGCAATTGATCCTGGTGATCACCTAAGACTCGCCTTTCACTAGCTCTTCCAACTTCAAATCCCCTTTAACTGCGTGTTATGGTCATCGACGGCAAATTCTATGATCTCTGTCACGTGCAGATCCTTGATGTTCTTGATCAGCATCCATCCTTCGATGAGAGCATCCTTTCTGGCATCAGAGAAAAtgaagggaaggaaaaggtaggACAACGAGAGGATCAGGAAGAAGGAATTTAGCTATATTTTGAGTCTGCTTTTTCTATTCTTGGTTGGTTTTGGTCGTAGGTGATAGATTTGATGAATTTGGAATGacattatttataaataaattataatatctGTAATAATGGTACGTTGCTCGGCACACATGGAAGTTATTTTTTTTGTAGTTGCTATTCATAGGTTTTAATTAATGAGGATTGCTCTTTGAAATTTATTGAAATTACGGTGGAGCCTAAAACAAGGATTATGAAAGTGGAGCTGTTTGAATATCATAATCAGAGGGTGGAGACCAATTGTTATATAGTGTAGTAAGGTTTCAGTAATTGTATTTTGTATGAATTTATTTTTTGGCCAACAGTTTGTAGTATGTACTTATGTTTGGGTTAAATATGCTCAGGTCTTTATACTTTTTGTATGTTTTGGTTAAATTAGAAAGAACATATTATAAGGTTGAATGTAATAGGAAAGAAACCATAATTCAAGATTAAATTATAAGGCTGAATGTTATagaaaaaaatcataattaaatctAATTAATATACTttagtatatataaaaacatatattttaaattgGACACATTGACCGATACCATtctcctcttcttctttttttctctttgtgGTTATTTGCCCATACACATATAATTGTCTATGTACATATCTAATAATTTAAACCTTCACATGATTAGGTTACATGGCTGAAGCAAAAGAAATTGTAATAAATGATGGGTTTGGTacaaagaatcaactcatatgcCCATTGAATGacaataatgataataatgttttaaaaggtaaaagaagaAAGTTTGATGTGGCATGGAATCTTTTATCAACAAGGGGTGGAGATTCTTGTCCTAAAGCTAAACCTGTCAGGCATGCCAAGCCATGCTTAATTAGAATAAGTTCCTACAATTAATACAAACCTGTCAGGCATGCCAAGCCATGCTTAATTAGAATAAGTTCCTACAATTAATACATTGgagatataattaaaaaaaaaaaggtaagcaaagaagaagagaaaattcATAACCATTAAAAAATGGGCATTGTAAATTATGAAACTTGCAAGCACTCTACGTGGGTCGGTGGGGTGGGGAATGGAGGATCCATAATTGGTggtttgtttgtttatttattaatGGACGTTGCGGGAGTGGGGCACCAATTGTTATTATCTCACCTATTATTTTAACAAGGGGCCCTATTTATATGACCAGACAACATTGGCGGCTAAACCTAATTGCAGGCTATGTGATTGTTACCCCATTTTTGTTGCTTTGCATCATTGAATCacgtttatttgtttgttttcacCTGACCATTTGTAATTAAATGTCACTGATACATCGGAGCTTAtagatttttttttgaatgaaattAACGGAAGGGAAGATCTTCTCACATAACAGATAAGTACTATATGAAAGTCAAAGATAGCAGTGCATACCTATCAATAACTTTTGGTAAGTTTATATAGACACGTTATTCTTGAGTGGGATTACCAAGTACTAGTTTTGGCtggataattatttatttaaaactatggttaatatttaattttaaaaagtacaaATAATTTTGATTACTTCAAAAAGTTTTATAACGAAGTTATTAATTTAACATTGTATGAGTGACACGTTGAACTCAATCACCATTTGGTTGCTTTATTCCAAGCTCAAACccccttctttttcttcttcttcttcttttttttttttttttggtgtttcTTTAGTAAAAATAATAGAGAAGACTAGTGAGTATATTAGTTTCATGAAAAGGGTCTCCATAAATGTGTTAAAAGGAGATAGAAAGTAAGAACTAGAATTTTGATTTCAAAGGGTTAAAGGTAAGAGATGATGAAACTTTCAAGTCATAtatgtttatttctattaaatagCATAGAAAAGTCACTTGATTATGGTTTTTAACATGAAAATGTTataagtttgttatgaaattgaagaaaaagaaaaaaaatgagaggACCAAATTGAAGGAAACGGAAAAGAGAAGGCCAAGTAGTAAGAAGAGAAGAAAATATATCATCTCAACTTTTGTTGTAAGCACTACaaggtttttaatttattttctttagaCGTTTACGTTGTAGTATGGAAATTACTTAGAATAGTTAtgtaaataatatgttaaatgaagggctaaattgtgaaattatgaaatatgttTAGAAAAGTATAGGTGAAGAATATAAAATGGTATGTTTGGTTGGATTTTAAATAATGATGTTGAGAAAAAGAAATGTGTATGAAAAAGGTATTATGCATGTAATTTtttaattagggactaaattgtaaaaaatagaaaatgtgaaatctttttctaaatatttataatgtaaaTAATTGAACGAAATTCAATTTCAATGCCCAAGTAGACAAAATTAGAACTATTAAGATATTAATGACATACCATTAATGAACCTCAACGCGCTCTCTTATTATTAGCACATTAATGCTCTCTGTTTAGCACATCCGTGCTCTCTATGTAATACATCATTGCTCTCTGTTTATCGGTGCATAGGAATGCACCTCCGTACTTGTTTCATATATCCTGAATGCTCTATATAGTCTACAGTGGGCAAAGGTTATGAAATGTGATCAAAATGAGCCATCAAAGTGCTATGGTAATTAATCTCGTACAAAGCTAGTGTCGCGACATCCTAGTACCTGTGTCGTGAAGCTAAAGGTAGTATGCATAGTTCAGGGGTAGCTTCAAGGGTGTGACGCGACATCCCATTACTGTGTCGCGACACCAAAGTCAAACTTGAAATTTTCGTATTCTGCTGCTTATGTTGCGACATCGAACTCTCTGTGTTACGACACAACAATCAATTGTGAGTTAAatataatgtatttaatttattttttatcttatattataatattattattgtatCTAATTTCAGTGTTACCAGTATTTTTTTCACTAATATAACTCCACTATAACGCACGAGCATCCAAACTAAAGCTttgaaaaagggaagaaaatagTATGAAAAAAAAGAGGACACagttaaaactgataaaaaagcAAGAAAATAATGTGCTACTAGTGGTAACTGGTAAGTTAGTGGCTGTGATATTTGTTTTCTCTTGTTTTCATAGATTTGTTTATTTCTCACTCCTCCCTTTTCTGGTGGCTCTGGTTTGGTTTGGTACAATAATACAAAGTTTGATCTCCTAATTTTCTCTTCTCTGGGATATCTGTTTTCATAGGGATATCAACTTTGGGATTTCATTTCTTGCATAAATCTTCACGCTTTTCAGCTTCAAATCGAAGGTACTATTaagcctttttctttttaatttttttctggaaCAATCTTTCATTGATCATCTGTTTCTAGGTTCTTCTCTGCTTAGCTTACAGAATAAAGTTTCCGCTTAGAGAATCAACTCTTTTACCACAAGATTCTTTCTTGGTGGTTGGATGCTACTGCTTAAGGTTGAGTCTGAGAACTGGTTTCTTCTAGCTGTAGGAAAGGAAAGCGATTCTGTATTGGGAACTTTTGGGCAATTAAATTCGTATCGATCATAAAGAGGCAGAGAGTTAGTTTTGTAGGATTATGGATTCCGAGAGGTAAACCAAAAGCAAGAGATTCGGATTGGCTTCTGACGATGGAGAAAAGTTCATAATATGTGAGTCTGAAATTCCCGAGGTTGTCAAAGCAACATACTTTTAGTTGAGAATTGTTGATAACTCATTGAGATTCAGCTTTTGACCATGGAAAAACAGCAGAGTTTTAAACAACAACCTCCTCAAGGACTCCTGGAGAAGCAACAAAGTTTTAAACAATCTGAAAAACAGCAGAGTTTTCGCGGTGTTATGACAGAAAAACAACCACCTCCTCAACGGCTCCTGGAGAAGCAACAAAGTTTTAAACACTCTGAAAAGCAACAGAGTTTCCGTGGTGTTTCAAGTGAGAAACAGCCCAGTGGTCGCGGAATGATAGAAAAACAGAAGAGTTTTAGGGGCTTTATAGAGAAGCAGAAGAGCTTTCGTGTAGTAATGGAGAGGCAGCTGAGCTTTATTGGTGCAGGTGAACGCAGGAAGAATAGGGAGTCTCCAGGAAAAAGAGGTGATTCACCTCTTCATTTGGCAGCAAGAACAGGGAATTTGTCTAGAGTTAGGGAGATTCTTCATAACTTTAATGTTCCTGAGGCCAAGGAACTTTTGGCCAAGCAAAACCTAGAAGGTGAAACTCCCCTTTATGTTGCAGCAGAGAATGGTCAACCTCTGGTTGTTGCAGAGATGTTGAAACATATGGATCTTGAGACTGCATCTATCACTGCACGGAATGGCTATGATCCGTTCCATGTTGCTGCAAAGCAGGGTCATGTTGGTAAGAAATCATTCGTGACTTTGTAATTTGCTTGGGAAAGTTGGGTACTTGAAGTATATTTCTTTCATTTACATTTCAGTACCAGCAAATGATGGGCGCGGGCATGTTTTGTGTGAACAtggttttgtgtttttttttagtTCGTCTTGAGCATGAATTGTTTATAATGCCTGAAGCTGCTTTTCCTATTAATTATTGTTTTCTTGGCAATTTGACTCCGAATAAGATTTGCTTTGCCCCATCTAATCATCCTTAAATTCTATTGATGAGGGACTTAACTTAATCTTGCTAAATACTTGGCTCTTCACTCTGCAATTTGGTAAGAAGCATGAAAGGATCATGTTTATTATTCACTTTCCATTTTGCTTCATGTTCAATGGCATTCTCTTCTATGGAAGTTGTTTGATGTTCTTATACTTCTCACCCTCTCTTCCCCCAAgcaatcttttttttttactcttGTGTTTCTGAAATTGTTTTGATCAAAACGTTCTTCCAGAAGTGCTAAAGGAGCTTTTGGGTACCTTCCCCAACTCGGTCATGACTACAGATTTATCATGTACAACTGCCCTACACACAGCTGCTGCTCAAGGGCATATTGATGTGGTCAATCTTCTTTTAGAAACAGACTCAGACCTTGCTAAGATTGCAAGGAACAATGGTAAAACCGTCCTCCATTCTGCAGCAAGAATGGGGCACTTGGAAGTAGTGAAATCTTTGCTCAGCAAGGATCCAAGTACAGGTTTTAGGGTAGACAAAAAGGGTCAAACTGCACTACATATGGCTGTGAAAGGTCAAAATGAGGAGATAGTGCTGGAATTGTTGAAACCTGACCCTTCTGTTTTGGGCTTGGAAGACTGTAAAGGAAACACTGCATTGCATATTGCAGTAATGAAGGGCCGTACTCAGGTACTTTCTCATTCATTATCTTTTATTTAGATAATTTTCAGAATGATCAATTTATAATCTCTCTGGTTAAATGGAAGCAACTGTTCGGTTTTCCAGTCCCGCCTTGAATTTATAGGATCTTGTACTACAAAAATAATTAGTTCAGTTTATCAGAACTTGTCCCATCTTGATTGGTTTTTGTATTTCCATGCCCAAACCTTCTCTGATTGATTAAGGAGTCTTTTTCCTGCTGTAATATGTAAATCGTGTAAATAACTTAAACATCCATTGGTTGGTTATAAAGCTGGGACTCACTTTCTGTGCAGATTGTACGTTGCTTGCTATCGGTTGAGAGCATAAACATCAACTCAACAAACAAGGCTGGAGAAAGCCCACTTGACATTGCCGAAAAAATTGGAAACCCAGAACTTGTCTCGATCTTAAAGGAAGCAGGAGCAATCAATTCTAAGGACCATGGAAAGCCCCCAAATGCAGGAAAACAGCTAAAGCAGACTGTAAGTGACATAAAACATGATGTCCAGTCCCAGCTTCAACAAACTCGACAAACTGGTTTCAGAGTGCAAAAAATTGCAAAGAGACTAAAGAAACTACACATTAGTGGCCTAAACAATGCTATAAACTCTGCCACTGTTGTTGCTGTTCTCATTGCTACTGTTGCTTTTGCTGCCATCTTCACTGTCCCTGGACAGTATGTTGAGGATAACACGAAGGGGCTCTCGCTTGGGCAAGCACATATAGCTAACAAGGCACCGTTTATTGTGTTCTTTGTCTTTGATAGCCTTGCTTTGTTCATCTCTTTGGCAGTGGTGGTTGTTCAGACATCGGTGGTTGTGATTGAACAAAAGGCAAAGAAGCAGCTTGTCTTTGTAATTAACAAGCTCATGTGGTTGGCATGCCTTTTCATTTCAGTTGCATTTATTTCGCTGACTTACGTGGTGGTGGGAAAAGAGTCTAGATGGCTTGCTGTGTGTGCAACTGTAATTGGCAGCACAATCATGCTTACTACAATTGGCTCGATGTGCTATTTTGTCATTTTACATAGAATGGAGGAGTCAAAGTTAAGGAGCATAAGGAAAGCTGAGAGTCGTTCCCGGTCTTTCTCTATGTCTGTGGCTTCGGATTCTGAGATCCTGAATAATGAATATAAAAGGATGTATGCGCTTTAAAGCTATTGAAGAAGATAAGCAAGCAAGCATGGATCATATAAAATTTGAAGAGAACATCTGCTGCTTCAGCTCTATTAGTTAATATAATTACGTAAATTATGTACTTGAGCTGGAGTAAGTATCCTCGGTTCTTGTGGGATGAGATGAAACAAGATAGTGGATTCATTAATCAAGGCAAGGTGGTTGTATTTGAAGTTTGAACCGCCATCTTGTTGCTGCTGGTGGCTGAAAATGTCCTTTGGCATGAAGCCTCCTGCTTTCCATCCAGTGGCAGCTTAGCAGCTTACTAATTCATATTTTTGGCACAAGCCTAGATATGAGCTTGGAGCTAGATCTGAATTTACCTTTTAGAACTTGAGCAGATTTGGATGAAGCTCAAGAATTGTAAACAGAGACAGAGAATTATTCCTGAGCTTTGGTTTCAAGTTCATAATATAATATCCCCATTGTCTCAAAATATCTATTTCTTCATAGTCAATCAACAGGAAGACTATCCTGCCTGATAAATAGAAATTATTAGGAAGAACAACTTGAAAACATCCTCCAAAGGCAGATGAAATGTTTTTAATGGACATGGCATAGCTTCTTGGAGGATGTTAAATGCCAGCCCAGCCACCTTCAGTTGTCATCCGCTTTGTCAGAGAAGCCAGTAAACTAGTATAAAATTAAGAAAGCAAtgaagaaagaaatagaaaacagTTCTACTTCTTTTATTGATAGAAGCTCTAATTATCTCACAGTGGTGAGACCAAGCCTAATATTTATACAAAGAGTTACTAGCTGCAAATACTAGTCAGTACTAAGAACCCTATACTGACTTTCTCTGCAACTGACTAACAGAAACAACATCAGCCCGGGAGCAGACTAACTAATAgaaatacaaataaacttaatacTAACACATGCTCTAATACATTTCTCTGATTTGCCGTTGCTTTTCTCTTGtttgttttcaaattttcattccACATAGGGTAGGGTAGGGTAGGGTAGGATTCGATTTAACGGTCCTTTTAAAGTTGCCAAAACCCAATGTaaacaaaccaaaaaaaaaaaaggctaaagCTCATACACTCGTACat contains the following coding sequences:
- the LOC108467136 gene encoding ankyrin repeat-containing protein At5g02620 encodes the protein MEKQQSFKQQPPQGLLEKQQSFKQSEKQQSFRGVMTEKQPPPQRLLEKQQSFKHSEKQQSFRGVSSEKQPSGRGMIEKQKSFRGFIEKQKSFRVVMERQLSFIGAGERRKNRESPGKRGDSPLHLAARTGNLSRVREILHNFNVPEAKELLAKQNLEGETPLYVAAENGQPLVVAEMLKHMDLETASITARNGYDPFHVAAKQGHVEVLKELLGTFPNSVMTTDLSCTTALHTAAAQGHIDVVNLLLETDSDLAKIARNNGKTVLHSAARMGHLEVVKSLLSKDPSTGFRVDKKGQTALHMAVKGQNEEIVLELLKPDPSVLGLEDCKGNTALHIAVMKGRTQIVRCLLSVESININSTNKAGESPLDIAEKIGNPELVSILKEAGAINSKDHGKPPNAGKQLKQTVSDIKHDVQSQLQQTRQTGFRVQKIAKRLKKLHISGLNNAINSATVVAVLIATVAFAAIFTVPGQYVEDNTKGLSLGQAHIANKAPFIVFFVFDSLALFISLAVVVVQTSVVVIEQKAKKQLVFVINKLMWLACLFISVAFISLTYVVVGKESRWLAVCATVIGSTIMLTTIGSMCYFVILHRMEESKLRSIRKAESRSRSFSMSVASDSEILNNEYKRMYAL